From Trichomycterus rosablanca isolate fTriRos1 chromosome 18, fTriRos1.hap1, whole genome shotgun sequence, the proteins below share one genomic window:
- the pitpnab gene encoding phosphatidylinositol transfer protein alpha isoform, whose product MLIKEFRVILPISVEEYQVGQLYSVAEASKNETGGGEGVEVLKNEPYEKDGEKGQYTHKIYHLQSKVPSFVRMLAPASALNIHEKAWNAYPYCRTVITNEYMKENFLIKIETWHKPDMGHQENVHGLDPDTWKKVDVVYIDIADRSQVEPKDYKPDEDPAKYKSAKTGRGPLGPDWRKELPKKTECPHMCAYKLVTVKFKWWGLQNKVENFIQKQEKRLFTNFHRQLFCWIDHWIELNMDDIRRMEEETRKELDEMRVKDPVKGMVALED is encoded by the exons taTCAGGTAGGTCAGCTGTACTCAGTAGCAGAGGCCAGTAAGAATGAGACAGGGGGAGGAGAGGGTGTCGAGGTCCTGAAGAATGAACCATATGAGAAAGATGGAGAAAAAGGCcagtacacacacaaaatctATCATCTGCAGAG TAAAGTTCCATCCTTTGTGCGAATGTTGGCACCAGCGTCAGCTCTCAACATTCACGAAAAAGCCTGGAACGCCTACCCATACTGCCGCACAG TCATCACA AACGAGTACATGAAAGAGAATTTTCTCATTAAGATAGAGACATGGCATAAACCCGACATGGGGCATCAGGAGAAC GTACACGGTCTGGACCCTGATACCTGGAAAAAGGTTGATGTTGTGTATATTGATATTGCTGACAGGAGTCAGGTAGAGCCAAAG GATTACAAACCAGATGAAGACCCAGCCAAGTACAAATCTGCCAAGACTGGTCGAGGGCCCCTGGGACCTGACTGGAGG AAAGAATTGCCAAAAAAGACAGAATGTCCACACATGTGTGCCTACAAACTGGTAACGGTCAAGTTCAAGTGGTGGGGACTGCAAAACAAAGTAGAGAATTTCATTCAAAAG CAAGAGAAGCGCTTGTTTACCAATTTCCATCGGCAGCTTTTCTGCTGGATTGATCACTGGATCGAACTGAACATGGATGACATTCGCCGGATGGAGGAGGAGACCAGAAAGGAGCTGGATGAG ATGAGAGTGAAGGACCCTGTAAAAGGGATGGTGGCTCTTGAAGACTGA